A stretch of Pseudoprevotella muciniphila DNA encodes these proteins:
- a CDS encoding beta-N-acetylglucosaminidase domain-containing protein, giving the protein MKRLFLAAMTCVISLFAFGQSYSIYPIPQTQNLQDGTVSLSSTVNIVCESGIDNYTKDRIKSILSEAGVSAEISSSAVSGMTNIYLGVNGSNEVADNLVSTRGLNRTVFGKTDKYDKHLLSLRNQDGQAELIVLGENTDATFMGLATFEQMLDNGTENLRCVNIYDYADQQSRGLVEGYYGYPYSVSVKKDIFKFMMRYKMNTYLYGAKSDPYHSNNWKDAYPVSITEQQEKNGWLSQNMVKELTEEAHKTKVNFIWAIHPGNNFLNSSTVVNDIMAKFDLMYKLGVRQFAIFVDDVGIPNSESGYALNAERLNAVQQAIEQKYNKSTAAPADTVKPLHFVPQIYCTTFSSSEEQRQGFFTALANTPQHITIYTTGWGVWSIPNSSDLNQVKKYLGRNVGWWWNYPCNDNADGQIYTKDMYSNFYDMPSVSNNGSLPATLENGIGIVSNPMQEGELSKIALFSVADYAWNTAKFVNSTSYKAAVKAVVGKENAEDFEFLADYLRYNDPSDFSTMMNSSKSAIQKGISNTYLVNLKQRLERINTACDKFIAFETSEKESDRLFYQDIAPWLQKLKTMTSNSLKLIEVSQTTGDRETRWNEFIAANKELEAIYTDTKYIAYALEGMGSGISVSQRVSQPSELYFKKFVAWLQEYCMDNYFENGLPTGRQAVTNLTGIEAKAVRAMYATTTNSYYLNITSTVVLNKGNYIGIKLPDATKISSYILNDTLLANYTVKVSENFKTWRTITSAEELKEGFIKYIIFENDGETPKTMKMSARTFSVTPSSTAKISQVEVPSGGNASGTSLSSLTDGDYTSWWSLNRNQATGDAYVLTLEDTTRLSDVRVCFGTVNNDYPYGAKVQFSTNKTDWKDLKIKGTNTTTFTISNANAVKFNDEMTYCDFDGEDQAALYVRLYVSSANTSKWLRLFEIEVNKHSLVLPVAEDANGNGLFNLYDSKASTKEGYGGSPITYHFMQDYKVAGVCIYQDASVGSNASASVTTDGSSWTRLGKCATANIQIIDLTGYNDASDIKIAWTGTAPSIYEIEEYKDTSEVTTIKTFAINSDAPSWKNGESFISVSGNSKLKNVELYAPNGQLIRKTKLNGAREYEIAKSDLSGGVVIVKLTREDGSVFTRKFIVR; this is encoded by the coding sequence ATGAAAAGATTATTCTTAGCTGCAATGACATGCGTCATCAGCCTCTTTGCATTCGGACAAAGCTATTCGATTTATCCGATACCGCAAACACAAAACTTGCAGGATGGGACGGTTTCGCTCTCTTCGACAGTGAACATCGTGTGCGAGTCGGGAATAGACAATTATACAAAAGACCGAATAAAAAGCATTTTGTCAGAAGCAGGTGTGTCTGCTGAAATCAGCAGTTCAGCAGTCTCTGGCATGACTAATATCTATCTCGGTGTCAATGGCTCAAATGAAGTAGCCGATAATCTTGTCTCTACCCGTGGATTGAACAGAACGGTCTTCGGTAAAACAGATAAGTATGACAAACATTTATTGTCGCTAAGAAATCAAGACGGACAGGCTGAACTCATAGTGCTCGGCGAAAATACTGATGCCACATTCATGGGGCTCGCCACCTTTGAACAAATGCTTGACAACGGAACCGAAAACTTGCGGTGTGTGAATATTTATGACTACGCAGACCAGCAGAGTAGGGGGCTTGTTGAAGGTTACTATGGTTATCCTTACAGCGTCTCAGTCAAGAAGGATATTTTCAAATTTATGATGCGCTATAAGATGAATACGTATCTTTATGGTGCGAAGAGTGATCCATATCATTCCAATAATTGGAAAGATGCTTATCCTGTTTCTATTACAGAACAGCAAGAAAAGAACGGATGGCTTTCTCAAAATATGGTAAAAGAACTGACAGAAGAGGCGCACAAGACCAAAGTTAACTTTATATGGGCGATTCATCCCGGAAACAATTTCCTCAACAGCTCAACAGTTGTCAATGACATCATGGCTAAATTTGACTTGATGTACAAACTCGGGGTGCGACAATTTGCTATATTTGTGGATGATGTTGGCATACCTAACTCTGAATCTGGATATGCGCTGAATGCAGAAAGACTGAATGCTGTTCAACAGGCAATAGAACAAAAGTACAATAAATCCACTGCGGCACCGGCTGACACTGTTAAGCCACTCCATTTTGTGCCACAGATTTACTGTACCACATTTTCCAGTTCAGAAGAACAGAGACAAGGATTTTTTACTGCTCTTGCAAATACTCCACAACACATAACTATATATACTACCGGATGGGGAGTGTGGAGTATTCCAAACTCCTCTGACCTCAATCAGGTAAAGAAATATCTTGGGAGGAATGTCGGTTGGTGGTGGAATTATCCATGTAATGACAATGCTGACGGTCAGATATATACAAAGGATATGTATTCAAATTTCTATGACATGCCGAGTGTATCAAACAATGGAAGCCTGCCTGCAACTCTTGAAAATGGTATAGGTATTGTTTCCAATCCTATGCAAGAGGGCGAACTTTCAAAAATAGCACTTTTCAGCGTTGCAGATTATGCTTGGAATACAGCCAAGTTTGTTAACAGTACAAGTTACAAGGCTGCTGTTAAGGCTGTGGTAGGTAAGGAAAATGCAGAAGATTTCGAGTTCTTGGCTGACTATCTGCGTTACAACGACCCCTCTGATTTTTCCACTATGATGAACAGTTCCAAATCTGCCATTCAGAAAGGAATATCTAATACATATCTTGTTAATCTGAAACAAAGACTTGAAAGAATAAATACCGCCTGTGACAAATTCATAGCATTTGAAACATCTGAAAAAGAGTCTGACCGACTTTTCTATCAAGACATTGCACCATGGCTGCAAAAGCTGAAAACAATGACCTCTAATTCATTGAAGCTTATAGAAGTTTCGCAAACAACAGGCGATAGAGAAACGAGGTGGAATGAATTTATAGCTGCTAATAAAGAGCTCGAAGCGATATATACCGATACAAAGTACATAGCCTATGCTTTAGAAGGAATGGGTAGCGGCATATCGGTGTCACAACGTGTTTCCCAACCGTCAGAACTGTATTTCAAGAAATTTGTGGCCTGGTTGCAGGAATACTGCATGGACAATTATTTTGAGAATGGCTTACCAACAGGGCGACAGGCAGTAACTAACCTGACAGGTATAGAAGCAAAAGCAGTACGCGCAATGTATGCAACTACGACAAACAGCTATTATCTGAATATCACTTCAACGGTTGTTCTGAACAAAGGCAATTATATCGGAATAAAGTTGCCCGATGCAACTAAAATATCATCTTACATTCTGAATGATACACTGCTCGCAAATTATACAGTAAAAGTGTCAGAAAACTTCAAGACATGGCGAACCATCACATCTGCCGAGGAACTCAAAGAAGGATTCATCAAGTATATAATCTTCGAGAATGATGGAGAAACTCCTAAAACGATGAAGATGTCTGCAAGGACTTTCTCCGTTACTCCATCTTCAACAGCAAAGATAAGTCAGGTTGAAGTCCCGTCTGGTGGTAATGCCAGCGGAACTTCATTGAGCAGCTTGACCGATGGCGACTATACCTCATGGTGGTCATTAAACAGAAATCAAGCAACTGGCGATGCCTACGTGTTGACACTCGAAGACACCACCCGTCTTAGCGATGTGAGAGTATGTTTCGGAACAGTCAACAACGACTATCCGTATGGAGCAAAAGTCCAGTTTTCCACAAATAAGACAGATTGGAAAGACTTGAAGATAAAAGGGACAAATACAACGACATTTACAATATCTAATGCTAATGCTGTCAAGTTCAATGACGAAATGACGTATTGCGATTTTGATGGTGAGGATCAGGCTGCGCTTTATGTACGTTTGTATGTCAGCAGTGCAAATACATCAAAATGGCTAAGACTTTTTGAAATTGAAGTCAACAAGCATTCGCTTGTTTTGCCTGTTGCAGAAGATGCAAATGGAAACGGATTGTTTAACTTGTATGACAGCAAAGCAAGTACAAAGGAAGGCTATGGTGGTTCACCCATCACTTATCATTTCATGCAAGATTATAAGGTCGCAGGAGTTTGCATCTATCAGGATGCATCAGTAGGTAGTAACGCAAGTGCCAGTGTAACAACCGACGGCAGCAGTTGGACGCGTTTAGGAAAATGCGCCACTGCAAATATTCAGATTATCGACCTGACGGGATACAATGACGCTTCAGACATAAAAATAGCATGGACCGGAACAGCGCCTTCAATCTATGAGATAGAAGAATATAAGGATACTTCTGAAGTTACAACCATAAAAACTTTCGCTATTAACTCAGATGCTCCAAGTTGGAAAAATGGAGAAAGTTTCATCTCTGTGTCAGGTAACTCCAAATTAAAAAATGTGGAATTATATGCACCAAACGGACAACTGATTCGCAAAACAAAACTCAATGGTGCAAGAGAATATGAAATAGCCAAGTCCGATCTTAGTGGAGGAGTTGTTATCGTAAAACTCACACGAGAAGATGGTTCTGTTTTTACAAGAAAATTTATTGTAAGATAG
- a CDS encoding valine--tRNA ligase produces the protein MELATKYSPEEVEKKWYAYWEENKLFASKPDGRKPYTIVIPPPNVTGILHMGHMLNETIQDILVRRARMEGKNACWVPGTDHASIATEAKVVNRLAEQGIKKTELTREEFLKHAWAWTEEHGGIILKQLRRVGASCDWDRTAFTMDDERSKSVIKVFVDLYNKGLIYRGVRMVNWDPKAQTALSDEEVVYKEEHSKLYYLKYMVEGDPDGRYAIVATTRPETIMGDTAMCINPNDEKNTWLKGKRVIVPLVGRSIPVIEDDYVDVEFGTGCLKVTPAHDVNDYMLGEKHNLQSIDIFNDNGTLSESAGLYVGMDRFEVRKQIEKDLADAGLLEKIEDYTNNVGFSERTNVPIEPKLSMQWFLKMKHFADLALPPVMNDEIKFHPAKYKNTYRHWLENIKDWCISRQLWWGHRIPAYYLPEGGYVVAETIEEALKLAQKKTGNVNLKAEDLRQDEDALDTWFSSWLWPISLFNGISNPNNEEINYYYPTSDLVTGPDIIFFWVARMIMAGYEYTGKMPFNNVYFTGIVRDKLGRKMSKQLGNSPDPLELIDKFGADGVRVGMMLCAPAGNDILFDETLCEQGRNFCNKIWNAFRLVKGWQTADVQQPETARKAVEWMSAKIRKSAEELDDLYSKYRISEALMLVYRLFWDEFSSWYLEMVKPAYGQPVDNETYIATLNIFDNLLHLLHPFMPFITEELWQHLYDREDGESIMVSPQNIGKPEEKDNQMLSEMEQVKNIISSVRAVRNQRNIAQKQKLNIEVVGNNTFAKYDDLVKKMANVENISVVNAKSEGTSAFLIGTSEYAVQLGNLIDKEAEIAKAEAELKHLEGFLAGVEKKLANERFVQNAPESVVALERKKQSDAKTKIAALKETLAALR, from the coding sequence ATGGAATTAGCAACAAAGTATAGTCCGGAAGAAGTAGAGAAGAAATGGTATGCCTACTGGGAAGAAAACAAATTGTTTGCATCTAAACCCGATGGTAGAAAACCATATACTATAGTCATTCCTCCACCAAATGTGACGGGTATCCTCCACATGGGGCACATGCTCAATGAAACCATACAAGACATTCTGGTACGACGCGCGCGCATGGAAGGCAAAAACGCATGTTGGGTACCGGGAACAGACCATGCATCTATAGCAACAGAAGCAAAAGTGGTCAACAGGTTAGCAGAGCAGGGTATTAAGAAAACTGAACTCACGCGAGAAGAGTTCCTGAAGCATGCATGGGCATGGACAGAAGAACACGGAGGCATTATCCTCAAACAACTGAGAAGGGTAGGAGCAAGTTGCGATTGGGACAGAACGGCATTTACGATGGACGACGAGCGCTCAAAAAGCGTTATTAAAGTTTTTGTTGATTTATATAACAAAGGTCTCATCTATCGTGGTGTTCGTATGGTAAACTGGGACCCCAAGGCCCAGACGGCTCTAAGCGACGAAGAAGTGGTTTACAAAGAGGAACACAGCAAGTTGTACTACTTAAAATATATGGTAGAAGGCGACCCGGATGGGCGTTATGCCATTGTTGCCACTACACGTCCTGAAACCATTATGGGAGATACGGCAATGTGTATCAATCCAAACGACGAAAAGAATACATGGCTGAAAGGCAAGCGCGTTATCGTACCACTGGTGGGACGAAGCATACCTGTCATAGAGGACGACTACGTAGACGTGGAATTTGGTACAGGCTGTCTGAAGGTAACACCTGCACACGATGTCAACGACTATATGCTTGGCGAAAAGCACAATCTGCAAAGCATTGATATATTCAACGATAACGGAACGCTTTCCGAATCTGCTGGACTTTATGTAGGAATGGATCGCTTCGAGGTCAGAAAGCAAATAGAAAAGGATCTCGCTGATGCAGGACTGTTGGAAAAGATTGAAGACTATACCAATAACGTAGGGTTCAGCGAACGTACAAACGTGCCTATTGAGCCGAAATTGTCAATGCAATGGTTCCTTAAGATGAAGCATTTTGCCGACCTCGCGCTGCCACCGGTTATGAACGATGAAATAAAATTCCATCCTGCAAAATACAAGAACACCTATCGTCATTGGCTGGAAAACATCAAGGACTGGTGCATCAGCCGGCAACTCTGGTGGGGACACCGAATACCTGCATACTATCTGCCTGAAGGTGGTTATGTAGTTGCAGAAACAATCGAGGAAGCCCTGAAACTTGCTCAAAAGAAAACGGGTAACGTAAATCTCAAAGCAGAAGACCTGAGACAAGACGAAGATGCACTCGATACATGGTTCAGTTCATGGCTGTGGCCAATATCACTCTTCAATGGCATTTCAAATCCAAACAACGAAGAGATAAATTATTATTATCCCACCAGCGACCTCGTAACAGGTCCAGACATTATTTTCTTCTGGGTAGCACGTATGATCATGGCAGGATACGAATATACAGGAAAGATGCCTTTCAATAATGTGTATTTTACGGGTATCGTCCGCGACAAGTTGGGACGGAAAATGTCGAAGCAACTTGGCAACAGTCCCGACCCCCTCGAACTGATTGACAAGTTCGGGGCAGATGGTGTGCGTGTAGGCATGATGCTCTGTGCACCGGCGGGAAATGATATTCTCTTCGATGAAACACTCTGTGAGCAGGGACGAAATTTCTGTAACAAAATATGGAATGCTTTCCGACTCGTGAAAGGATGGCAGACTGCTGATGTTCAGCAACCTGAAACAGCAAGAAAAGCAGTGGAATGGATGAGTGCCAAAATAAGGAAAAGCGCAGAAGAACTGGACGACCTTTATTCAAAGTATCGCATAAGCGAAGCGCTAATGCTCGTCTATCGCCTCTTCTGGGACGAATTCTCAAGTTGGTATCTTGAAATGGTAAAACCTGCGTATGGACAACCTGTTGACAATGAAACATATATAGCAACACTAAATATCTTCGATAATCTGCTGCATCTGTTGCACCCATTCATGCCCTTCATCACTGAAGAACTTTGGCAGCATCTCTATGACAGAGAAGATGGCGAAAGCATTATGGTCAGTCCGCAAAATATCGGAAAGCCCGAAGAGAAGGATAATCAAATGCTCTCAGAAATGGAGCAAGTAAAGAACATAATCAGCAGTGTAAGGGCTGTGAGAAATCAAAGGAACATCGCTCAAAAGCAAAAACTCAACATCGAAGTAGTAGGAAACAATACTTTCGCAAAATATGACGATTTGGTCAAAAAAATGGCGAATGTTGAAAACATCTCTGTCGTGAATGCAAAGAGTGAAGGAACTTCTGCTTTCCTCATAGGTACTTCCGAATATGCCGTACAACTCGGCAATCTTATAGATAAAGAGGCAGAAATTGCAAAAGCAGAAGCAGAGTTGAAGCACCTTGAAGGTTTTCTCGCAGGTGTAGAAAAGAAACTCGCAAATGAACGCTTTGTGCAGAATGCACCGGAATCTGTCGTCGCATTGGAGAGGAAAAAGCAGAGCGATGCAAAGACTAAAATAGCAGCACTCAAGGAAACGCTTGCTGCATTAAGATAA
- a CDS encoding endonuclease, whose product MKKICVIVILLVCSVNLSSQIPNNYYSSANNKSGSTLKTALSSCIVNHTELSYISLWTAFLTTDVHNDIIWDMYSDSSAYKPGGSKQGASYSGELDSYNREHSFPKSWFNDATPMYTDLHHIVPTDGYINGRRSNYPYGETSNPTYKSLKGFSKLGPCNKDIGYSGTVFEPNDIYKGDFARIYFYMLTCYENQISNWSSPMLGGNKYPGFSTWALNMLLRWAKEDPVSQKEIDRNNAVYKIQGNRNPYVDYEGLEQYVWGDLKNVSVDLNNYTSPYGDIPGSTLSSPVFSVSSGQVDSATNVILTGPNGATIYYSFDNGETWSSGTPPITFVITESTTILAYATDGTAKSSTTSVSYTVGNNSNISSSLYEKVISNDQLVSGKKYIISVPTRTVCMAERENNDFKTVTTSFDGQYIDVSQMGGVCTLKLEETSNGWALKSTSTGQYLAWESGNSLTTNSTSSSKNACWNISANFESTAITNAANSQRKLQYNAANNVQCFRCYTSSQTAIQLYVQVNSDNDNPVSDTIVAAPTLSYPSEKPTPNSEFTLSCATEGATIYYSFNGREYVSGNSPCSFTIDNIGSYNIKAYSVLNSHKSDVCDWDIDIYPSAPSFSLAGGTYPTGMTISITASEEVNIYYTLDGTTPSEDSFGYTDAIVLQPGTTTITAIAERDGFESDEVTATYIITDEDDITSDVLYKKITSKDELVSGSKYLIVYETDNITMGDIAGTGTNTYFNSCVANISGNIIEEVNTDATIVTLAGKMDEWILIISNGYMACQRDANYIQVQNEIDNSAQWTITFDESGNALIKSNYSGQNDRWIQYNSASNSLRFSTYKGTQKDIQLYKEIKTEPTGIANNAIISAKTNHIYFDLQGRRVYKPTKGFYIVNGKKVFIK is encoded by the coding sequence ATGAAAAAAATCTGCGTTATTGTAATATTGCTTGTCTGTAGTGTCAATTTGTCTTCACAGATTCCTAACAATTACTACTCATCCGCCAACAACAAAAGCGGCTCAACACTAAAGACAGCACTTAGCAGTTGTATTGTCAATCATACAGAGTTGAGTTATATTTCTTTGTGGACAGCATTTCTCACAACAGATGTTCACAATGACATAATATGGGACATGTACTCTGATTCTTCAGCATACAAGCCTGGAGGTTCCAAACAAGGTGCTTCTTATTCAGGCGAACTTGACTCATACAATCGCGAACATTCATTTCCCAAGAGTTGGTTCAACGATGCCACTCCTATGTACACAGATTTGCATCACATAGTCCCTACCGATGGTTATATCAATGGACGACGCAGCAATTACCCTTATGGGGAAACGAGTAATCCTACATATAAAAGTTTGAAAGGTTTCAGTAAATTAGGACCATGCAACAAGGATATAGGATACTCCGGGACCGTTTTTGAACCCAACGATATATATAAAGGCGACTTTGCTCGTATTTATTTCTATATGTTGACCTGCTACGAGAATCAGATAAGCAATTGGTCATCTCCTATGCTCGGCGGCAACAAGTATCCTGGCTTCAGCACATGGGCATTGAATATGTTGCTGCGATGGGCAAAAGAGGATCCCGTTAGCCAGAAAGAAATCGACCGCAATAATGCAGTTTATAAAATACAAGGGAATCGTAATCCGTACGTTGATTATGAGGGACTTGAGCAATACGTTTGGGGAGATCTGAAGAATGTTTCAGTAGATTTGAATAACTACACATCTCCTTATGGCGACATTCCAGGCTCCACTTTGTCTTCTCCTGTATTTTCTGTGTCTTCTGGCCAGGTAGATTCTGCAACAAATGTGATACTAACAGGTCCTAATGGAGCTACTATATATTACAGTTTTGACAATGGAGAAACATGGTCCAGTGGAACTCCACCTATTACTTTTGTTATTACTGAATCTACAACCATTCTTGCTTATGCCACGGATGGCACCGCAAAAAGTTCTACGACAAGTGTTAGTTACACCGTTGGTAACAATTCAAATATATCATCTTCTCTATATGAAAAAGTTATTTCCAACGATCAATTAGTATCTGGAAAGAAATATATTATTTCCGTTCCAACTCGCACGGTATGCATGGCAGAGCGAGAAAACAATGACTTCAAAACTGTTACCACATCATTTGATGGGCAATATATAGATGTTAGTCAGATGGGTGGTGTATGTACGCTTAAATTAGAAGAGACAAGTAACGGTTGGGCATTGAAGAGCACATCGACAGGGCAATATCTAGCCTGGGAGAGCGGCAACTCACTAACTACCAACAGTACTTCATCGTCAAAGAACGCATGCTGGAACATTTCGGCTAATTTTGAATCTACTGCCATAACAAATGCTGCCAACAGCCAACGTAAATTGCAATACAATGCAGCAAACAACGTTCAATGCTTCCGTTGCTACACAAGTTCTCAGACAGCCATACAACTTTATGTACAAGTCAATTCAGACAATGATAATCCTGTTTCTGACACTATCGTTGCCGCTCCCACCCTTTCATATCCATCAGAAAAACCGACACCTAATTCAGAATTTACGTTAAGTTGTGCCACTGAAGGCGCTACAATCTATTATTCATTTAACGGAAGAGAATATGTCAGCGGCAATAGCCCATGTTCGTTCACTATTGACAATATCGGTTCATATAACATAAAAGCCTATTCAGTACTTAACTCACACAAGAGTGATGTTTGTGACTGGGATATTGACATCTATCCAAGTGCTCCAAGTTTTTCACTTGCAGGAGGAACATATCCTACAGGCATGACTATAAGCATTACTGCAAGTGAAGAAGTAAACATTTACTACACACTTGACGGTACAACTCCAAGCGAAGATAGTTTCGGCTATACTGATGCTATCGTATTGCAACCTGGTACTACTACAATTACAGCAATTGCAGAAAGAGATGGTTTTGAGAGTGACGAGGTTACTGCAACATACATCATTACAGATGAAGATGATATAACAAGTGATGTTTTATACAAGAAGATAACAAGCAAGGATGAATTAGTTTCTGGTAGCAAATACCTCATAGTTTATGAAACTGACAACATAACGATGGGAGACATTGCCGGCACGGGCACAAATACCTATTTCAATTCTTGCGTTGCGAATATATCAGGCAACATTATCGAAGAAGTAAATACTGATGCCACAATCGTTACACTTGCAGGCAAAATGGACGAATGGATATTAATTATTTCTAATGGCTACATGGCATGCCAGAGAGACGCGAACTACATACAGGTTCAAAACGAAATTGACAACTCTGCACAATGGACAATAACATTTGATGAGTCAGGCAATGCTCTTATCAAGAGCAATTATAGCGGACAAAATGACCGTTGGATACAATACAACTCTGCATCGAATTCTCTTCGATTCAGCACATACAAAGGTACACAGAAGGATATCCAATTATACAAGGAAATAAAGACAGAACCAACAGGTATTGCAAATAATGCAATAATAAGCGCTAAAACAAATCACATCTACTTTGACCTGCAAGGAAGACGAGTTTACAAACCCACAAAGGGCTTTTACATTGTTAATGGTAAAAAAGTATTTATAAAATAA